Proteins found in one Thermoplasmata archaeon genomic segment:
- a CDS encoding PHP domain-containing protein — MKADLHVHTMFSVDGTTTMEQLIKTAKERDIGCIAVTDHNEFKAFDLLKDNKDVIIIPAEEVSSTDGHIVALGIDRQIPKGHSIDDTIRLIHEAGGYAFAAHPYRWWSGLGEKNTRNHDFDGIEARNARSIPSANRRSENLAKEIGKPISAGSDAHRPRHIGNGYIEIPDSVTNWQEAVKAIMAGDITLAHSRSRHMFGTLKYGTKSIGQWMFRGFRKI; from the coding sequence ATGAAGGCAGACCTCCACGTCCACACGATGTTCTCTGTGGACGGCACGACCACGATGGAGCAGCTCATCAAAACAGCTAAGGAACGCGACATCGGCTGTATCGCTGTCACGGACCATAACGAGTTCAAGGCATTCGATCTCCTGAAGGACAACAAGGATGTCATAATCATACCTGCGGAAGAGGTCTCATCCACCGACGGCCATATAGTCGCTCTGGGGATAGACCGTCAGATTCCGAAGGGACATTCAATCGATGATACCATCAGGTTGATCCACGAGGCGGGCGGATACGCCTTTGCCGCACATCCGTACAGATGGTGGTCAGGACTTGGGGAGAAGAATACCAGGAATCACGATTTCGATGGTATCGAGGCCAGAAATGCACGCTCGATCCCTTCGGCAAACAGGAGATCTGAGAATCTGGCGAAGGAGATAGGAAAGCCTATCTCTGCGGGTTCAGATGCTCATAGGCCACGTCATATCGGGAACGGTTACATCGAAATTCCGGATTCTGTCACCAATTGGCAGGAAGCTGTCAAGGCCATTATGGCAGGTGACATCACCTTGGCGCACAGCCGTAGCAGGCACATGTTCGGAACGCTCAAATACGGAACCAAATCCATCGGTCAGTGGATGTTCCGCGGATTCAGGAAGATCTGA
- a CDS encoding uroporphyrinogen-III synthase produces the protein MITLGFTRPASKLKASVEEAEGLGFRVLAAPSLDIIHGDASEFARLKDSLGNGVPVIFGSTTAAEHCSQEFRESFGTMMAPCEVIAIGPGTARRLEELGVRVDIVPEEHSSYGVLSLITERYKSGKIVAVRSDNGTDIISKGIADSGLELADIAVYKLVAADTGDEMIRLLKSAGDGTLDWMAFTSPLSASTFFDKMKEMFPEDHLERMRRIHVAAIGRPTADMLASIGREPDLIPSKTTFHDLLVEIKEQS, from the coding sequence GACTTGGTTTCAGAGTTCTCGCCGCCCCTTCGCTGGACATCATACACGGCGATGCATCAGAATTCGCCAGACTAAAGGATTCCTTAGGCAACGGAGTCCCCGTGATATTCGGTTCTACCACGGCAGCCGAGCATTGCAGTCAGGAATTTAGAGAATCATTCGGGACCATGATGGCCCCTTGCGAAGTCATCGCCATCGGACCAGGCACAGCCAGACGTTTGGAGGAATTAGGTGTAAGGGTCGACATCGTTCCCGAGGAACATTCATCCTATGGTGTATTGAGCCTGATCACTGAGAGATACAAATCGGGAAAGATAGTCGCCGTCCGCTCTGACAACGGAACGGACATCATATCAAAGGGGATCGCCGATTCCGGATTGGAACTGGCGGATATCGCGGTCTACAAACTGGTAGCGGCAGATACAGGGGATGAAATGATCAGACTTCTGAAATCCGCAGGGGACGGAACACTCGATTGGATGGCGTTCACATCCCCTCTGTCGGCATCCACTTTCTTCGACAAGATGAAAGAGATGTTTCCTGAAGACCATCTCGAAAGGATGAGAAGGATTCACGTCGCTGCGATCGGAAGGCCGACCGCCGATATGCTCGCATCTATAGGAAGAGAACCGGACCTCATCCCTTCGAAGACCACTTTCCACGACCTTCTGGTCGAGATCAAAGAACAATCTTAA